One segment of Arvicanthis niloticus isolate mArvNil1 chromosome 5, mArvNil1.pat.X, whole genome shotgun sequence DNA contains the following:
- the Zyg11a gene encoding protein zyg-11 homolog A, giving the protein MVHFLHPLPWPRVLVLPDAQQDAQGHCLVQEEASPYSLVNICLDVLIAELDKWCSTRPDGTLCFPEHWYFPHEIADKFLERMAWQGKLTDRTASIFQGKQMNLKLINIQRVKLSATAFTKAFCHHKLIEVDATSVDSELLAPDIIHALQSSAWIQKNLQCLMLDSVSVPQNSGLLALSQFSGLHTLSVANVSFCNEDLVSVSQLPNLESLDISNTVVTDISALLSCKNRLRSLTMHYLKCLAMNNPQILAVIRQLKCLLHLDISDHRQLRSDLAFYLLQQKDILPNLISLDISGGTNITDQAVESFLQHRPAMQFVGLLYTDAGYSDFFMTKQGLKVAGGANMSQISEALSRYRNRSCFVKEALYRLFTETLSLHVILPVTLKLVAIGMRNHPLDLPVQFTASACALNLTHQGLARGMPVRLLSEITYLLFKATKNFPDYQQLQKNCLLSLTSSRILVDVPFDRFDAAKLILRWVCRRENPKMQAMAVSITSILALKLSPEETEELQEELLMAVKELLTIIRQKMAENLDDVTFLFTLKALWNLTDECPLACKYFIENEGLATIIQVLQMFSICTIQSKVLGLLNNVAEVRELSPKLVTEDLMEHIISLLHSSNIEVSFLAGGVIAHLTCDRQHWLARDLQRSDLLRYLHLTIQNWPSSRCDMSALVTYRSLKAFSPLLVNFSQPEVQRWALWAIHHVCSKNPSKYCKLLAEGGGLQLMHDIQEHGQASAQVRQMVSSFLEEFRMHFTSYRRPPQPQCLLDLGGAAS; this is encoded by the exons GAGGAAGCATCACCCTACTCTTTGGTCAACATCTGTCTGGATGTCTTAATCGCTGAGTTGGACAAATGGTGTTCTACGAGACCTGATGGAACATTGTGTTTTCCAGAGCATTGGTATTTCCCTCATGAAATAGCTGATAAATTCCTTGAGAGGATGGCTTGGCAAG GCAAGCTGACTGACAGAACAGCAAGCATTTTCCAAGGCAAGCAGATGAACCTGAAGCTGATAAATATTCAGAGAGTTAAACTCTCCGCAACAGCCTTCACAAAAGCCTTCTGCCACCACAAGCTCATTGAAGTGGATGCCACCTCAGTAGACTCCGAGCTTCTAGCCCCAGACATCATTCACGCTCTCCAGAGTAGTGCCTGGATCCAGAAAAACCTTCAGTGTCTTATGTTAGACTCAGTTAGTGTCCCTCAGAACTCAGGACTACTGGCCTTGAGTCagttctctggccttcacacttTAAGTGTTGCCAACGTGTCCTTTTGCAATGAAGACCTAGTTAGCGTTTCTCAGTTACCAAACCTGGAAAGCTTGGATATCTCCAATACTGTGGTCACTGACATCTCTGCACTCCTCTCCTGTAAGAACCGGCTCAGATCTCTCACGATGCACTATCTGAAGTGCCTGGCCATGAACAACCCACAAATTCTTGCAGTTATCAGACAACTGAAATGCCTACTTCACCTTGATATTTCTGATCATAGGCAGCTCAGATCAGACCTGGCTTTTTATCTGTTACAGCAGAAGGACATTCTGCCCAACCTCATATCACTGGATATTTCAGGAGGCACCAACATCACTGATCAAGCTGTGGAATCCTTTCTGCAGCATCGGCCTGCGATGCAATTTGTGGGACTCTTGTATACAGATGCTGGTTACTCTGATTTCTTTATGACTAAGCAAGGATTGAAG GTTGCTGGAGGAGCCAACATGAGTCAGATTTCTGAAGCACTGAGTCGGTACAGGAACAGGTCTTGTTTTGTGAAGGAAGCTCTCTACAGGCTCTTCACAGAAACACTTTCCCTGCATGTCATCCTGCCTGTCACGCTAAAG CTTGTGGCTATAGGAATGAGGAATCATCCATTGGATCTGCCAGTTCAATTCACAGCCAGTGCTTGTGCCCTTAATCTTACACACCAGGGCCTGGCCAGGGGAATGCCTGTTCGTCTGTTGTCAGAGATCACCTATCTACTTTTCAAAGCAACGAAAAATTTCCCCGACTACCAACAG TTACAGAAGAATTGCCTTCTCTCCTTAACCAGTTCCAGGATTCTTGTGGATGTTCCGTTTGAcag GTTTGATGCTGCCAAGCTTATTCTGAGGTGGGTGTGCAGGCGTGAGAACCCCAAGATGCAGGCAATGGCAGTGAGCATCACCTCCATCCTAGCCCTGAAG CTCTCACCTGAGGAGACTGAAGAACTTCAGGAAGAGCTCCTTATGGCAGTCAAG GAACTTCTAACAATCATCAGACAGAAGATGGCTGAGAATTTAGATGACGTCACCTTCTTGTTTACTCTGAAAGCACTTTGGAATCTTACAGATGAGTGTCCATTGGCCTGCAAGTACTTTATTGAAAATGAAGGATTAGCAACCATCATCCAGGTTTTACAG ATGTTTTCAATATGTACAATACAAAGCAAAGTACTTGGTCTTTTG AACAATGTAGCTGAAGTCAGAGAGCTCTCTCCCAAGCTGGTGACAGAAGATTTGATGGAACACATCATCAGTTTGCTCCACAGCAGCAACATAGAAGTGAGCTTCTTGGCTGGGGGTGTAATAGCCCACCTGACATGTGACCGACAGCACTGGCTAGCCCGTGACCTGCAAAGAAGCGATCTTCTCCGGTACTTG CACTTAACCATCCAGAATTGGCCAAGTTCACGGTGTGACATGTCAGCATTGGTGACTTACAg ATCTTTGAAAGCATTTTCCCCACTCCTTGTCAACTTCTCTCAGCCAGAAGTTCAGCGTTGGGCACTGTGGGCCATACATCATGTTTGCAGTAAAAACC ctaGCAAATACTGCAAGCTGTTGGCAGAAGGAGGAGGACTACAGCTCATGCATGATATCCAGGAGCATGGTCAGGCCAGCGCCCAGGTGAGGCAGATGGTGTCCTCCTTCCTGGAGGAGTTCAGGATGCACTTCACAAGCTACCGGAGACCTCCACAACCCCAGTGCCTTCTTGACCTAGGGGGTGCTGCGTCTTAA
- the Echdc2 gene encoding enoyl-CoA hydratase domain-containing protein 2, mitochondrial isoform X2: MSAVEVGTFVQRLRGLMSEIAAFPAPTIAAMDGFALGGGLELALACDLRIAASSAVMGLIETTRGLLPGAGGTQRLPRCLGVALAKELIFTGRRLNGAQAHELGLVNHAVAQNEEGNAAYQRALALAQEILPQAPIAVRLGKVAIDRGMEVDIASGMAIEQMCYDQNIPTQDRLEGMAAFREKRPPKFVGK; encoded by the exons ATGAGTGCTGTGGAGGTGGGGACCTTTGTCCAGCGGCTCCGAGGCCTGATGAGTGagattg CAGCCTTCCCAGCTCCCACCATTGCAGCCATGGACGGATTTGCCTTAGGTGGGGGCTTGGAACTTGCCCTGGCCTGTGACCTCCGAATAGCAG CTTCCTCGGCTGTCATGGGGCTAATTGAGACCACTCGAGGACTTCTCCCAGGAGCAG GAGGGACTCAGAGGCTGCCCCGCTGCCTGGGTGTGGCCCTAGCGAAGGAGCTCATCTTCACAGGCCGGAGACTGAATGGGGCACAGGCTCATGAGTTGGGCCTGGTAAATCATGCTGTGGCTCAGAATGAGGAGGGTAACGCTGCCTACCAACGGGCCCTGGCCCTGGCACAGGAGATCCTGCCCCAG GCTCCCATTGCTGTGCGCCTGGGCAAGGTTGCCATCGATCGAGGGATGGAG GTGGACATTGCATCAGGGATGGCCATTGAACAGATGTGCTATGACCAG AACATCCCAACCCAGGACAGGCTGGAAGGAATGGCAGCCTTCAGGGAGAAACGACCCCCCAAATTTGTGGGCAAGTGA